The following DNA comes from Anopheles coustani chromosome 2, idAnoCousDA_361_x.2, whole genome shotgun sequence.
gaatgcaacataaaacgcGGGAATAACGGCCACTGTTCGAGTGAACAACACTCGCTTCCATCGCACCCATTGCAAATTCAGAAAACCCTAGAAAATGGACAAGAAACTCATCGTCTAACAGATTTAGGCGGGTACTAGGACGATTACCTCCATCGCAAACTGTCCCGCATAGGTTCCAGTCATGGTCGAACTTTGACCCGCAGCTAAAATACCAATGGCCCAAACATACATTGACGCTCCACCGTAGAAACATCCTAATACCAGCCCGGCCTTGTAGATGTTGATCTCGGCAGTGACATTGTTTGCGACGAATGCCGAGTTAATATCACCAGCAAATGGAGTATTGGCGCATGTGTCGATCTGGAAGTCAAAAGAAATTTACGATGAAGTTTAATATACTTAATGCACTGATAGGAGAGAGAACATCACTTTCTTTTCGGCAAACGTCCAACAGTTCAAGAACAATgtgagttgaaaaaaaaataactaattCAATTTGAGTGAGCAAAATGAAGCTATCAAAATCGATTCAAGTCCTAGTATTCTATTTGAAAGCAACTTGTATGTTTCATGCATCACATTCCTAATACAAAACATGCAAGCAGTAGTTTCttatgtttcgttttgcattgaatttaataaattattttaaattaacagAAAGTGAAACTGCATCCAATGTACATACCACATTTTGATTGGTTTTCCCATACAGATCTTGTGCAAAGACCGACACCACAAACACGTTTATTATGAAGGAAACCAAAAGCGCCAACGATGCCTCAATGAAGTAGTACCGGTTGGCATCCTTAACCTCGTTCGTTTGGCTTCGGTTTATGACTCGtgactaaaacaaaaaaaagaaagtgtatgcaaaacatttgcagTCAACAAATAACGTTATCTGTGTGTTACCTTAACGAGTGCCGAATGCAGGTACAAGTTGTGTGGCATAATGACTGCACCAATGATCCCAACTGCTTGCAACAGCGTTCCTGGGCGGTAGTCGGACGACCAAGGAATAAACATACCCTTTATAACTTCTAATTGTGGTATATCACTGATGATATactgaaacgaaaacaagatATAACCTTTCAGTATAAATATACGTACTACATGCACTTCAACTCACCTGGTAACCAAACGATACGGCCATGGTGGTGATTAGAAATCCGAAGAATAGTTCCAGACGCCGCAGTTTATATTTATCCAGGAATAGAAACGATAACGTATCGAAAACAGTTATCAGCACCCCGACGTACAAAGGTATCCTGCAATGGGTGAATGTCTATTAGTGCGATCTCTTCTAACACCAGCTCTGCAGTAAAACAGCATGCAAAACATTATTCTTGGGCAACCAGCTTGTTTCCTTCCATTTACCGTTTGGATGATAATAGATATATGGCAATCGCGGTACCAATCACCTCCTGCATATCGGACCCGATGATGGCCACTTCAACCATTAGCCAAAGCAACAATCTAGGAATGGTTCTATACTTCCTATAGCACAGTTCCGCCAGATGCAATCCTGTTACAACACCAATCCTGCGTAAAGTTAATCAAAAGCAACAGAAAAAAGTAAGGAATACATAAAATAGATAATGCATCGTAAGCCAATATCACTTTGTTTGTGGTAATAATTTTGCACAGCGTTGTACCCACTTGATTGCCAGCCGTTGCATGGCGAGTCCCAACAGCGTAGCACCGAGTAGCACCCATAGCAGGCTATACCTTGCCACTACCCCGCTCTGTAAATCGGACTCAATGTTCCCCGGATCCAAATACGCAATGGACATAAGAAATCCAGGCCCGGTAAACGCCCATAACTTACGGAAACTGAATCCGTTCTGTGAAGGAAAGATATTAGGAAAACATTGCTAGTAAACCATTGAAACCATGAAAAGCTAGCTCATCAGGCGTTTATGCTACGAGTGGTtaacaacaacgaaaacaatGTTTAATGATTGGAAACATAAATCC
Coding sequences within:
- the LOC131266374 gene encoding protein Malvolio, encoding MNANEDVLTSFGGPQDGNNGEMNSEAVSRSSSASTTPSSTKSLFEPSEESSLHNGSSSYYSGGRVAVPAAEANGFSFRKLWAFTGPGFLMSIAYLDPGNIESDLQSGVVARYSLLWVLLGATLLGLAMQRLAIKIGVVTGLHLAELCYRKYRTIPRLLLWLMVEVAIIGSDMQEVIGTAIAIYLLSSKRIPLYVGVLITVFDTLSFLFLDKYKLRRLELFFGFLITTMAVSFGYQYIISDIPQLEVIKGMFIPWSSDYRPGTLLQAVGIIGAVIMPHNLYLHSALVKSRVINRSQTNEVKDANRYYFIEASLALLVSFIINVFVVSVFAQDLYGKTNQNVIDTCANTPFAGDINSAFVANNVTAEINIYKAGLVLGCFYGGASMYVWAIGILAAGQSSTMTGTYAGQFAMEGFLNLQWVRWKRVLFTRTVAVIPAFYVAFFSRLEDLTKMNDILNAVMALQLPFAAIPTVAFTCCSALMLEFVNGAVEKIISIALSFTVIGVNLYFIIANLEHVELTALMIFGVVVFGVFYITFNAYLILHMMVYMGNKTLAGNRFVQRFVLVERWDDNTFVTNVPSANEQS